Genomic DNA from Candidatus Sulfurimonas marisnigri:
CGAAAAAGAGATACCAGAAGAAGGAAAGTGTCATTGTGGAATATTCTGTACTACTGAATATGCAGCAAAACAACGTATTGAGATGGGAATGGAAGAAGTAGTTCATACACATTCACGTGGTCTTACAAAAGAGGAGTGTGAAGTACTTGTAGCGCAAAATGAACTAGATAGCGACGAATTAGTGTCACTTCTTGAAGCAAGAGAACTTGATATGACTCAATTTAAACTTGTAGATGTTCGTGAGCATATGGAGTGGCAAATGGGTCACATCAAAGGTTCTGACAAACTTGTTCCAACAAGTAGCTTTTTCGCGGCTCTTGATGATGCAAAACTAAATAAAGATGAAAATATAATTGTTTACTGTCATGTAGGAAGTAGAAGTGCTCACTGTGCTAGAATTTTAGCAGATATGGGATACACAAAAATAGGAAATCTAACACATGGTATTGTTTCTTATGGCGGCGAAATAGAAAGATAATAATTGCATTAATGCGATGGGTTTCCTCCCAGAGAAAACTAAGCGTTCAGAAAAAAATTTAGTTTTTTTCTAAGTCGCCCTTTAGCGTAAAAGCGCAGCAAGTGGAATTAACTCCACTTACGGAAAAAACGAATGAAGAGGTTCCATTCATTTTATGAAATAAAATTAAGGATAAATAATGAAAGTACTACTAATCAAAGATGTAAAAAGCCTTGGTAAAGCAGGTGAAGTTAAAGAAGTTAAAGATGGTTATGGCAAAAACTTTTTAATTGGAAAAGGTTTTGCCAAACATGCAACTCAAGAAATCTTAGCTCAACATAAAGCAGATGAAATACAAAATGCTA
This window encodes:
- a CDS encoding ferredoxin-thioredoxin reductase catalytic domain-containing protein encodes the protein MSIIKIDMNSPEFQERMEKTVKFTDKVINQFGWEYNPQEEVNEGVQMGLARNKMMYNKLFCPCFMVEEVDGKPQSVDNRICPCAPAIEKEIPEEGKCHCGIFCTTEYAAKQRIEMGMEEVVHTHSRGLTKEECEVLVAQNELDSDELVSLLEARELDMTQFKLVDVREHMEWQMGHIKGSDKLVPTSSFFAALDDAKLNKDENIIVYCHVGSRSAHCARILADMGYTKIGNLTHGIVSYGGEIER